In one window of Cryptococcus neoformans var. neoformans B-3501A chromosome 11, whole genome shotgun sequence DNA:
- a CDS encoding hypothetical protein (Match to ESTs gb|CF190866.1|CF190866, gb|CF190865.1|CF190865, gb|CF185363.1|CF185363; HMMPfam hit to ATP-synt_C, ATP synthase subunit C, score: 144.5, E(): 2.4e-40), which translates to MSTVAELCPVYAPFFGAMGCTSAIVFTCIGAAYGTAKSGVGISAMAVLRPDLMMKCAIPVVMAGIIGIYGLVVSVLISGNLASPMPLYTGFIQLGAGLSVGLAGLAAGFAIGIVGDAGVRGTAQQPRLFVGMILILIFAEVLGLYGLIVALILNTNSAVDYTCSIAA; encoded by the exons ATGTCCACCGTCGCAGAGCTTTGTCCAGTCTACGCACCCTTCTTCGGCGCCATGGGCTGCACCTCCGCCATCGTATTCACCTGTATCGGCGCAGC CTACGGCACCGCCAAGTCTGGCGTCGGAATCTCCGCCATGGCCGTCCTCCGGCCAGACCTCATGATGAAGTGTGCCATCCCTGTCGTTATGGCTGGTATCATCGGTATC TACGGTCTCGTCGTCTCTGTCCTCATTTCCGGTAACC TCGCCTCCCCCATGCCCCTCTACACCGGCTTTATCCAACTCGGCGCCGGTCTCTCTGTCGGTCTCGCCGGTCTCGCCGCCGGCTTTGCCATCGGTATCGTCGGTGATGCCGGTGTCAGGGGTACGGCCCAGCAGCCTAGGTTGTTTGTCgggatg ATCCTTATCCTCATTTTCGCCGAAGTTCTTGGTCTTTACGGGCTCATCGTCGCGCTCATCTTGAACACCAACTCTGCTGTTGACTATACC TGTTCTATCGCAGCTTAA